One genomic region from Gemmatimonadales bacterium encodes:
- a CDS encoding Hpt domain-containing protein translates to MAPDADDPLAEQLRQLRREYLADSLKRVAELRGLQAALAADPRAALVQLRQAFHRLAGSGGSYGFPAVSARSRDGEALTQRLQSAGSELTPKDLAAIGECIRDIDGAFAQARASLESESM, encoded by the coding sequence GTGGCCCCTGACGCCGACGACCCGCTCGCCGAGCAGTTGCGGCAACTGCGCCGCGAGTACTTGGCCGACTCCCTCAAGCGCGTGGCCGAGCTGAGAGGGCTGCAGGCTGCGCTCGCTGCGGATCCGCGGGCCGCACTCGTCCAGCTCAGGCAGGCCTTCCACCGTTTGGCTGGCTCCGGTGGCTCCTATGGCTTCCCGGCTGTAAGCGCTCGAAGCCGCGACGGAGAGGCCTTGACCCAGCGCCTGCAGTCCGCCGGCAGCGAGCTTACGCCGAAGGACCTCGCCGCCATCGGAGAGTGCATCCGTGACATTGACGGCGCGTTCGCCCAGGCCAGGGCTTCGTTGGAGTCAGAGTCGATGTAG
- a CDS encoding helix-turn-helix domain-containing protein gives MDELVRFGFTQTESRVYVALLRVSPATGYTVAREAALARANTYGALETMAARGVVTRLPGSPARWVAEDPDALMGRLGHESQRRLERLAQQLSAVERRGAQAARANVELLGDRSAVLDRVRACALSARDELLAVVGPWVSEVYADLGQVRHAHAAERLLSLGSPAPAGALVRSVPPGEIESYWGGLPIAIVADRRRAVCALENRSGTTGVATNHPAVVPFVRHLLRRELASAAAQGRS, from the coding sequence GTGGATGAGCTGGTTCGATTCGGCTTCACTCAAACGGAGAGCAGGGTCTACGTCGCCCTGCTGCGAGTGTCTCCAGCTACCGGCTACACCGTCGCCAGGGAGGCGGCGCTGGCCCGGGCGAACACCTACGGTGCGCTCGAGACCATGGCCGCCAGAGGGGTGGTCACGCGGCTTCCAGGCAGCCCGGCACGCTGGGTTGCCGAGGACCCCGACGCCCTCATGGGTCGGCTGGGGCACGAGTCTCAGCGGCGGCTGGAACGGCTGGCGCAGCAACTGTCCGCGGTGGAGCGACGCGGCGCACAGGCCGCTCGCGCCAACGTCGAGCTGCTTGGGGACCGATCGGCCGTCCTGGACCGGGTGAGAGCGTGCGCCCTCAGCGCCCGGGATGAACTGCTGGCAGTGGTGGGGCCGTGGGTCTCGGAGGTCTACGCGGATCTTGGCCAGGTCCGCCACGCGCACGCCGCGGAGCGCCTGCTCTCGCTCGGCTCGCCGGCCCCTGCGGGCGCGCTCGTGCGATCCGTGCCCCCCGGCGAGATTGAGTCCTACTGGGGCGGCTTGCCGATCGCCATCGTCGCGGACCGACGCCGCGCCGTCTGTGCCCTCGAGAACCGCTCCGGCACGACCGGCGTCGCGACGAACCACCCTGCGGTTGTCCCTTTTGTCCGCCATCTGCTTCGCCGCGAACTCGCCTCGGCGGCGGCGCAGGGTAGGAGCTGA
- a CDS encoding aconitase family protein: MPTSLLARRVARRPEQVRLSGRILYLTEDPDLITRQLAGEDLDWNTRVKLRDNISTDEITPAYICYYFDDTLGEFPYLGLKAGEAFPIGRGAVKRGGFVASAAGKRRGKGSSREQSPYAEMRAGIQLVVGESIERIYRENCQNLGILTTTDFSVLERVRGGHPIPLSLFTAGEGQITRDIIEFGGLFNYNVARLQGVVRVPAVVTRPRPMTIAEKIFARHWVVDAAAGRVGIPAAAPGDEGFVVTDIRFSHEYVTPMAAIFFEQLLGADEPLNDPSSIFFFRDHLTFLRDAMTPERIAEGLLDVANQLEVKQREFAASKGVKLYGELGLGRLGSEAICHSKILEAHALPGQIIIGSDSHTPHAGAVGCVAFGVGTTAVFNSWITRDVRVQVPPSFRVVVRGRKPDGITAKDIMLQLLRHPYVKNGDAIGQVVEYCGEVVADLSVDERATMTNMAAEVGAFTGIIAPDRRTVEFLVEQRGLERAEAERLCAGLFSDPGAEYVKEIEIDASALKPMIALPGDPGNGREIGELGDPVKIDIAYAGSCTAGKREDMDMYARVFGQAAARGQRVAPWVRCYIQCGSQEVYRYCQARGYDRVFAQVGATFIEPSCGACINAGPGVSRSTGEVTISAINRNFPGRSGPGQLYLASPYTVAASALAGYVTAWEPEPSTAGVA, translated from the coding sequence ATGCCGACATCGTTGCTCGCGCGCCGCGTGGCGCGCCGGCCGGAGCAGGTCCGGCTGTCGGGCCGCATCCTCTACCTCACCGAGGATCCGGACCTGATTACGCGCCAGCTTGCGGGCGAGGATCTCGACTGGAATACCCGCGTCAAGCTCCGCGACAACATCTCCACCGACGAGATCACGCCGGCGTACATCTGCTACTACTTCGACGACACACTGGGCGAGTTCCCCTACCTCGGCCTCAAGGCCGGCGAGGCGTTTCCGATCGGGCGAGGCGCGGTGAAGCGCGGGGGGTTCGTCGCCTCGGCCGCGGGCAAGCGCCGCGGCAAAGGGTCGTCGCGCGAGCAGTCACCCTACGCCGAGATGCGCGCCGGCATTCAGCTGGTGGTGGGCGAGAGCATCGAGCGGATCTACCGCGAGAACTGCCAGAACCTGGGCATCCTGACGACCACGGACTTCTCCGTGCTGGAGCGGGTCCGCGGCGGGCACCCGATCCCGCTGTCGCTGTTCACGGCGGGCGAGGGCCAGATCACCCGCGACATCATCGAGTTCGGCGGGCTGTTCAACTACAACGTCGCGCGGCTCCAGGGCGTGGTGCGCGTGCCCGCGGTGGTTACGCGCCCGCGGCCGATGACGATCGCGGAGAAGATCTTCGCGCGGCATTGGGTCGTCGACGCCGCGGCGGGGCGAGTCGGCATACCGGCCGCGGCCCCCGGCGACGAGGGATTCGTCGTCACCGACATCCGCTTCAGCCACGAGTACGTGACGCCGATGGCGGCGATCTTCTTCGAGCAACTGCTCGGCGCCGACGAGCCCCTCAACGACCCGTCGTCCATCTTCTTCTTCCGGGACCACCTGACCTTCCTGCGCGATGCGATGACCCCCGAGCGAATCGCCGAGGGTCTCCTGGACGTCGCCAACCAACTGGAGGTCAAGCAGCGGGAGTTCGCGGCCTCGAAGGGCGTGAAGCTGTACGGCGAGCTGGGGCTCGGCCGCCTCGGGTCGGAGGCGATCTGTCACTCGAAGATCCTCGAGGCGCACGCCCTGCCGGGCCAGATCATCATCGGGAGCGATTCCCATACCCCCCACGCGGGTGCCGTGGGGTGCGTGGCCTTCGGCGTGGGAACCACGGCCGTCTTCAACAGCTGGATCACCCGCGACGTGCGGGTGCAGGTGCCGCCGTCGTTCCGGGTGGTGGTACGGGGGCGCAAGCCGGACGGCATCACGGCGAAGGACATCATGCTCCAGCTGCTGCGCCACCCGTACGTGAAGAACGGGGACGCGATCGGCCAGGTGGTCGAGTACTGCGGCGAGGTCGTCGCAGACCTCAGCGTCGACGAACGGGCCACCATGACCAACATGGCGGCGGAGGTGGGCGCCTTCACCGGCATCATCGCGCCCGACCGGCGGACGGTCGAGTTTCTGGTCGAGCAGCGTGGGCTGGAGCGGGCGGAGGCGGAGCGGCTCTGCGCCGGCCTGTTCTCCGACCCCGGGGCGGAGTACGTGAAGGAGATCGAGATCGACGCGTCGGCGCTCAAGCCGATGATCGCCCTTCCGGGCGACCCCGGCAACGGGCGGGAAATCGGGGAGCTCGGCGACCCGGTGAAGATCGACATCGCGTACGCCGGCTCCTGTACGGCGGGCAAGCGCGAAGACATGGACATGTACGCGCGCGTGTTCGGCCAGGCCGCCGCGCGGGGGCAGCGGGTGGCGCCGTGGGTGCGCTGTTACATCCAGTGCGGCTCGCAGGAGGTGTATCGTTACTGCCAGGCCCGCGGCTACGATCGCGTGTTCGCGCAGGTCGGCGCGACGTTCATCGAGCCTTCGTGCGGCGCGTGCATCAACGCCGGCCCCGGAGTGTCGCGCAGCACGGGCGAGGTCACGATCTCGGCGATCAACCGGAACTTTCCCGGGCGCTCGGGGCCCGGACAGCTCTACCTCGCCTCGCCGTACACGGTCGCGGCGTCCGCACTGGCCGGGTACGTCACCGCCTGGGAGCCCGAGCCCTCGACGGCCGGCGTGGCCTGA
- a CDS encoding metalloregulator ArsR/SmtB family transcription factor, translating into MAATSFDSGVRLAKQCKALGHPARLAIVRYLAAQRGRCTCGDIVDQLPLAQSTVSQHLKVLRSAGLIVGEVEPPRVCYCLNEQAFAALKRAVAAL; encoded by the coding sequence GTGGCGGCGACCAGCTTCGATTCGGGCGTGCGCCTGGCCAAGCAGTGCAAGGCGCTCGGCCACCCCGCCCGGCTCGCCATCGTGCGTTATCTGGCGGCGCAGCGCGGGCGGTGCACCTGCGGCGACATCGTCGACCAGCTCCCGCTGGCGCAGTCCACGGTCTCCCAGCACCTCAAGGTCCTGCGGAGTGCGGGGCTGATCGTCGGCGAGGTCGAGCCGCCGCGGGTCTGCTATTGCCTCAACGAACAGGCCTTCGCCGCGCTCAAGCGCGCCGTCGCTGCCCTGTAA
- a CDS encoding M14 family zinc carboxypeptidase yields MRRAVLVACVTLAAAAPAGAQRLAVPTPASVLGFEPGTDRRLADWDPVVAYFRALQGASDRVAVREIGRTTNGAPFIVAFISSPANLARLGPLGAIQRLLADPRQLRSPAAVERLVRHGRVFVLVTSGIHSTEVGGWFTPLEVAYRLASGTSAEIRAILDRTVVILVPSLNPDGVPIVSHWYAQTLGTPAEGTSPPELFNRYSGHDDNRDWYAFTQVETRLVVDSLYDVWHPQVTLDLHQQGRNGPRIFIPPYLDPVEPNVDPLLVAGDNALGLAIAWRMTADGFSGVAVNALYDAWSPGRAFQHYHGAVRILSETASADLASPITESVDSLRAAPGVDPRVASWNLVAPWPAGRWGLADIVRYQTASTMALLAAVANDRERWLRDGLQVAEHAVHGWSGWPYAFVIPAAGQNPLALSTLLEIFRHAQVEVRAALGSFTIGRERFFPGSYVILLRQPYAAFAKAVLERQTYPDLREYPGGPPRRPYDVTAHTLSLLLGVRALAVAESLPVALSAPITAAPPSFTAPGLSSEPSAFRPGGAAPRIGVYRSYAAPDDEGWTRWVFDTWKIPYLALADSEVRAGKLGDRFDAVILPSQEPAALLSGLPADRYPAHVAGGMGAAGVQALRDFVDGGGTLIALDQSCDFAIGALDLPVSDALLDLSPQDFYGPGSILRLLLDPDDPLAAGMPNQTIAWFEDGPAFEVRDPLRVRVVARYPDEPGDVLLSGWLLGAARLAGKAAMVEVRRGRGRVILFGFRPQYRGQSLATYPLLFNAIRSAHR; encoded by the coding sequence ATGCGCCGTGCCGTTCTCGTCGCCTGCGTGACGCTCGCCGCCGCGGCTCCTGCCGGGGCCCAGCGTCTCGCCGTGCCCACGCCCGCGTCGGTGCTTGGCTTCGAGCCAGGCACCGACCGCCGGCTCGCGGACTGGGACCCCGTCGTCGCCTACTTCCGGGCGCTCCAGGGGGCGAGCGATCGGGTCGCGGTCCGCGAGATCGGGCGCACCACCAACGGCGCCCCCTTCATCGTCGCGTTCATTTCAAGTCCGGCCAACCTCGCCCGACTGGGGCCGCTGGGCGCGATCCAGCGCTTACTGGCCGACCCACGCCAGCTCCGCAGCCCGGCCGCCGTCGAACGGCTCGTCCGGCACGGCCGGGTGTTCGTGCTCGTGACCTCGGGGATCCACTCCACCGAGGTCGGTGGCTGGTTCACGCCCCTGGAAGTGGCGTACCGGCTGGCCTCCGGAACGTCGGCGGAGATTCGCGCCATTCTCGACCGCACGGTCGTCATCCTCGTGCCGTCACTTAACCCGGACGGGGTCCCGATCGTCTCGCACTGGTACGCACAGACGCTCGGCACCCCCGCCGAGGGCACCAGCCCGCCGGAGCTCTTCAATCGCTACAGCGGGCACGACGACAACCGCGACTGGTACGCTTTCACCCAGGTCGAAACGCGGCTCGTCGTCGACAGCCTCTACGACGTATGGCACCCGCAGGTCACGCTCGACCTGCACCAGCAGGGGCGGAACGGCCCCCGGATCTTCATTCCGCCGTATCTCGATCCCGTCGAGCCCAACGTCGATCCGTTGCTGGTCGCGGGCGACAACGCCCTGGGCCTCGCCATTGCGTGGCGCATGACGGCCGACGGCTTCAGCGGCGTCGCGGTCAACGCGTTGTACGACGCGTGGTCGCCGGGCCGGGCCTTCCAGCATTACCACGGAGCCGTGCGCATTCTCAGCGAGACGGCGAGCGCCGACCTGGCCAGCCCGATCACGGAGTCGGTGGACAGCCTGCGAGCGGCGCCCGGCGTCGACCCGCGGGTCGCCAGCTGGAACCTCGTGGCGCCCTGGCCTGCCGGCAGGTGGGGCCTCGCCGACATCGTCCGCTACCAGACGGCGAGCACGATGGCCCTGCTCGCCGCCGTGGCAAACGACCGCGAACGTTGGCTGCGAGACGGGCTGCAGGTGGCCGAGCACGCCGTGCACGGCTGGAGTGGCTGGCCGTACGCGTTCGTGATTCCGGCCGCGGGACAGAACCCCCTCGCCTTGAGCACGCTGCTCGAGATCTTCCGCCATGCGCAGGTGGAGGTGCGGGCCGCGCTCGGCTCCTTCACCATCGGCCGCGAGCGGTTCTTTCCGGGCAGCTACGTCATCCTGCTCCGACAACCCTACGCGGCCTTCGCCAAGGCGGTGCTGGAGCGACAGACGTATCCGGACCTGCGTGAGTACCCGGGCGGCCCCCCGCGACGCCCGTACGACGTGACCGCACATACGCTCTCGCTCCTGTTGGGCGTGCGCGCGCTCGCCGTGGCCGAGTCCCTGCCGGTCGCGCTGTCGGCGCCGATCACCGCGGCGCCGCCCTCGTTCACGGCGCCCGGGCTGTCGAGCGAGCCGTCGGCATTCCGGCCCGGAGGCGCGGCCCCGCGAATCGGCGTCTACCGCTCGTACGCGGCCCCGGACGACGAGGGCTGGACCCGCTGGGTCTTCGATACCTGGAAGATCCCGTACTTGGCGCTTGCGGACTCCGAGGTCCGGGCCGGCAAACTCGGGGACCGGTTCGACGCCGTCATCCTGCCGAGCCAGGAGCCTGCGGCCCTGCTGAGCGGCCTTCCCGCCGACCGTTATCCGGCGCACGTGGCGGGTGGCATGGGGGCGGCCGGCGTGCAGGCGCTGCGCGACTTCGTCGATGGTGGCGGGACCCTGATCGCCCTCGACCAGAGTTGTGACTTCGCCATCGGGGCACTGGATCTGCCGGTCTCGGACGCCCTGCTGGATCTCTCGCCGCAGGACTTCTACGGCCCGGGGAGCATTCTGCGCCTGCTCCTCGACCCCGACGACCCGTTGGCGGCCGGCATGCCGAATCAGACCATCGCGTGGTTCGAGGACGGGCCCGCGTTCGAGGTACGCGATCCACTGCGAGTGCGCGTCGTGGCACGGTATCCGGACGAACCCGGTGACGTCCTGCTGTCGGGCTGGCTGCTCGGCGCCGCACGACTGGCGGGCAAGGCGGCAATGGTGGAGGTGCGGCGGGGCCGCGGCCGGGTGATCCTGTTCGGCTTCCGGCCGCAGTATCGCGGCCAGAGCCTTGCGACCTACCCGCTCCTGTTCAACGCCATCAGGAGCGCCCACCGCTGA
- a CDS encoding Ig-like domain-containing protein gives MPAAHREGSWELSAGAGILYFDKKLSPASQVVPGGALRLGYHLNKSWDISVGSGVGFASSSGATPSLTFVQPFAALTWTPDINKVTSPFLTVGASGTYAAASGTHVTAQYGGHVGVGVRHMIGEAVALRIEGRIGYENFKESAIGSIPTGAATVGLSWFLGGRKVLTRVNVTPGVATLTSLGQTQQLAARALDQKGNPMTGKVIRWTSNNPAVTVSAAGVVTAVRDGAATISATSEGVTGTTNVTVARTAAAVAVTPAMATINAIGATQAFTAAARDANNNPLNAPTFTWASSDTKVATVDAAGVVTAVANGTARITATSGSKSGSVNVTVAQTTATVAVTPATAQISAAGATAQLSAQAMDANGRPIAARTFTWTSDATGVATVSPTGLATGVANGAAHVTAAVDGKSGSATVTVVIAPKGAPPVELPTLPTAGAAMILKNVTFRPNRAVLLPAAMADLDKIAIAIQATSNAKWEVAGYTSSVGTAARNLRLSQQRARAVVTYLVSKGVPAASLTAVGYGAAHPVASNKTAAGRAQNMRVEIKRLQ, from the coding sequence ATGCCCGCCGCTCACCGCGAAGGCAGCTGGGAGTTGAGCGCGGGCGCCGGCATTCTGTACTTCGACAAGAAGCTCAGCCCTGCTAGCCAGGTCGTGCCCGGCGGCGCGCTCCGGCTGGGGTACCACCTGAACAAGAGCTGGGACATCAGCGTCGGCTCGGGTGTCGGCTTCGCCTCCTCGTCGGGCGCGACGCCGTCCCTGACGTTCGTCCAGCCCTTCGCGGCCCTCACCTGGACGCCGGACATCAACAAGGTCACCAGCCCGTTCCTGACCGTCGGCGCCAGCGGCACCTACGCCGCCGCCAGCGGCACCCACGTCACGGCCCAGTACGGCGGCCATGTCGGCGTCGGCGTCCGCCACATGATCGGCGAGGCCGTGGCGCTCCGGATCGAGGGCCGGATCGGGTACGAGAACTTCAAGGAGTCCGCCATCGGGTCCATCCCGACCGGCGCCGCCACCGTCGGCCTGTCCTGGTTCCTCGGCGGCCGCAAGGTCCTGACCCGCGTCAACGTGACGCCTGGCGTGGCCACGCTGACGTCGCTCGGCCAGACCCAGCAGCTCGCGGCCCGGGCGCTCGATCAGAAGGGCAACCCGATGACCGGCAAGGTCATCCGCTGGACGAGCAACAACCCCGCCGTGACGGTCTCCGCCGCCGGCGTGGTGACAGCGGTGCGTGACGGCGCCGCGACGATCAGCGCCACGAGCGAGGGCGTCACGGGGACGACGAACGTGACCGTCGCCCGGACGGCCGCGGCCGTGGCGGTGACTCCGGCGATGGCGACGATCAACGCGATCGGCGCCACCCAGGCGTTCACCGCAGCCGCGCGTGACGCCAACAACAACCCGCTCAACGCTCCCACGTTCACCTGGGCCAGCAGCGATACGAAGGTGGCGACGGTGGATGCGGCGGGCGTCGTAACGGCCGTGGCCAACGGTACGGCCCGGATCACGGCGACGTCCGGCAGCAAGAGCGGCTCGGTGAACGTCACGGTTGCTCAGACGACCGCGACGGTCGCGGTCACTCCAGCGACCGCTCAGATTTCCGCCGCCGGCGCCACGGCGCAGCTCTCGGCGCAGGCGATGGATGCCAACGGCCGGCCGATCGCAGCCAGGACCTTCACCTGGACCAGTGATGCGACGGGTGTGGCCACCGTGAGCCCGACCGGGCTGGCGACGGGCGTGGCGAACGGCGCGGCGCACGTCACCGCCGCCGTGGACGGGAAGAGCGGGAGCGCGACGGTCACCGTCGTCATCGCTCCGAAGGGTGCTCCGCCCGTCGAGTTGCCGACGCTGCCCACCGCGGGCGCGGCCATGATCCTGAAGAACGTGACCTTCCGTCCGAACCGCGCGGTGCTGCTGCCGGCGGCAATGGCGGACCTCGACAAGATCGCGATCGCCATCCAGGCGACCTCGAACGCGAAGTGGGAAGTCGCGGGCTACACCAGCAGCGTCGGCACCGCCGCGCGCAACCTGCGCCTCTCTCAGCAGCGCGCGAGGGCCGTAGTGACGTATCTGGTGAGCAAGGGCGTCCCCGCCGCCTCGTTGACGGCGGTCGGCTACGGCGCGGCGCATCCTGTGGCCAGCAACAAGACGGCCGCGGGCCGCGCCCAGAACATGCGCGTCGAAATCAAGCGGCTGCAGTAG
- a CDS encoding methyl-accepting chemotaxis protein has product MSDEQTARHSRSAEQVLRVGVDLFALAALAYVILTGDFPHPFPVLEYVFLVSFAAATRRYGLALPGKGFSSFVLGVVLFAILHRGWGWGVLVSPLGMLAGDLPLRRLQLRAAVANASHLTFGAAVVGVIYERLGGVYGAGALAAPNVPPLAFLAVGLPLVVNGTFYAELALSESLAWVDARLTLRWESVVYLLSAALALAWVEVVEADIPALLAVVVCLVLIGLLVLAHWLLHKGIRADELGLVERLARAIASDVNLVRSFGVIRDLTRRLVPWDHMGVARWDADRQELVQVVDTAPERAPGYRIPGDRGLVAEALRRRKPVVSAELGHQPEGGEDAAGSEILVPLYQGDNLVGAWSIRHADGDIYRGADADILNLVAPQLALALAVHGVLEPLVESSQQTAGYVEHVTATSQEIHASSEEVAAAAHGAEGGAANATEHVARAEAAMVDLRAAAHDAALAGEETHRSAQEMERAAQAVRSATAATKANLERIGSTVEQSVAEVGRLREASEQVVRFAETIGAIASQTNMLALNATIEAARAGQHGAGFAVVADEVRRLAEESAKEAKQAGQTTGETRRVIDRAAQLLEQMRREIGDVTAAASRWIAELEGIVRAAETLAHLSKRMVEFPRRNAERTAEMQAVLSEVKAAASASASEAKVVAAAAAEQLKAIEDLSQSALELSASAERLGAATRFVQG; this is encoded by the coding sequence TTGAGCGACGAGCAGACAGCCAGGCACTCGCGCAGCGCCGAGCAGGTCCTCCGCGTCGGCGTCGATCTGTTCGCCCTCGCCGCGCTCGCCTACGTGATCCTCACCGGGGACTTCCCCCACCCGTTCCCGGTTCTCGAGTACGTCTTTCTGGTCAGCTTCGCGGCGGCCACCCGGCGCTACGGCCTCGCGCTTCCCGGCAAGGGGTTTTCGTCCTTCGTCCTGGGTGTGGTGCTGTTCGCCATCCTGCACCGCGGTTGGGGCTGGGGCGTTCTGGTTTCGCCGCTGGGCATGCTGGCCGGCGACCTTCCGCTGCGCCGGCTGCAGCTCCGTGCCGCCGTGGCCAACGCGAGCCACCTCACGTTCGGTGCCGCCGTCGTGGGCGTCATCTACGAGCGCCTGGGTGGCGTCTACGGGGCCGGCGCGCTCGCTGCACCGAACGTCCCCCCGCTCGCGTTCCTCGCGGTGGGGCTTCCGCTGGTCGTGAACGGCACGTTCTACGCGGAACTGGCGCTGTCGGAGAGCTTGGCCTGGGTGGACGCGCGGCTGACGCTGCGCTGGGAGTCCGTCGTCTACCTTCTGAGCGCCGCCCTGGCGCTCGCCTGGGTCGAAGTCGTGGAAGCGGACATCCCGGCGCTGCTGGCCGTGGTCGTCTGCCTCGTGCTGATCGGCCTGCTGGTGCTCGCCCACTGGCTCCTGCACAAGGGAATCCGCGCGGACGAACTGGGACTGGTCGAGCGGCTGGCGCGAGCCATCGCCAGCGATGTCAATCTCGTGCGGAGCTTCGGCGTCATTCGGGACCTCACGCGGCGCCTGGTGCCCTGGGATCATATGGGCGTGGCCCGCTGGGACGCGGACCGACAGGAGCTTGTGCAGGTCGTCGACACCGCGCCCGAGCGCGCCCCGGGCTACCGCATTCCCGGCGACCGCGGTCTGGTGGCGGAGGCCCTGCGGCGCCGCAAGCCCGTTGTGTCCGCCGAATTGGGGCATCAACCGGAGGGCGGCGAGGACGCGGCCGGCTCCGAGATCCTGGTCCCCCTGTACCAGGGCGACAACCTCGTCGGCGCCTGGAGCATCCGCCACGCCGATGGCGACATCTACCGCGGGGCGGACGCCGACATCCTGAACCTGGTGGCGCCGCAGCTCGCGCTGGCCCTGGCAGTGCACGGAGTCCTCGAGCCTCTGGTCGAGTCCTCGCAGCAGACGGCCGGCTACGTGGAGCACGTGACGGCCACGAGCCAGGAGATCCACGCCAGCTCGGAGGAGGTCGCCGCGGCGGCGCACGGCGCGGAGGGGGGCGCCGCGAACGCCACGGAACACGTGGCGCGGGCCGAGGCGGCGATGGTCGACCTGAGAGCCGCGGCCCACGACGCGGCCCTGGCGGGGGAGGAGACGCATCGGTCCGCCCAGGAGATGGAGCGGGCGGCCCAGGCCGTGCGCTCGGCCACGGCCGCCACCAAGGCCAACCTCGAGCGCATCGGCAGCACCGTCGAGCAGAGCGTGGCCGAGGTCGGCCGGCTCCGTGAGGCCTCCGAGCAGGTGGTACGGTTCGCCGAGACCATCGGCGCCATCGCCAGCCAGACCAACATGCTGGCGCTCAACGCCACGATCGAGGCAGCGCGGGCGGGACAGCACGGCGCCGGGTTCGCGGTCGTGGCCGACGAGGTGCGCCGGCTCGCGGAGGAGAGCGCGAAGGAGGCGAAACAGGCGGGCCAGACCACGGGCGAGACCCGCCGCGTCATCGATCGCGCGGCGCAGCTGCTGGAGCAGATGCGCCGGGAGATCGGCGACGTCACCGCCGCGGCCAGCCGGTGGATCGCCGAGCTGGAGGGCATCGTGCGGGCGGCGGAGACGCTCGCCCACCTGTCGAAGCGGATGGTGGAGTTTCCGCGCCGCAACGCCGAGCGGACCGCCGAAATGCAAGCGGTGCTGTCGGAGGTCAAGGCGGCCGCGTCCGCCTCCGCCAGCGAGGCCAAGGTGGTGGCCGCCGCCGCCGCCGAGCAGCTCAAAGCCATCGAGGACCTGTCCCAGAGCGCCCTGGAGCTTTCGGCGAGCGCGGAACGCCTGGGCGCGGCGACCCGATTCGTCCAGGGGTAG
- a CDS encoding SelT/SelW/SelH family (seleno)protein — protein MKISIEYCVVUHYESRAAGLAAEIRRTFPPAEVVMMPSSGGVFEVMVDGKLVFSKKALNRHAEPGEVLELIRQCA, from the coding sequence GTGAAGATCAGCATCGAATACTGCGTCGTTTGACACTACGAATCGCGGGCCGCCGGTCTGGCGGCCGAGATTCGGCGTACTTTCCCCCCCGCCGAGGTGGTCATGATGCCATCCTCCGGCGGCGTATTCGAGGTCATGGTGGACGGCAAGCTCGTCTTCTCCAAGAAGGCGTTGAACCGACACGCGGAGCCGGGTGAGGTCCTGGAACTGATCCGCCAGTGCGCATAG
- a CDS encoding ATP-dependent 6-phosphofructokinase, whose product MRIALSTGGGDAPGLNAVIRGAVLSAVHRGWAVYGIQRGFGGLLGQDRVVALGPDEVRGITHVGGTILGTTNRDSPFKYPVRQPDGTMKEVDRSDELLAAFRAHGFDALITIGGDGSLNIAQQLYAKGLPVVGVPKTIDNDVGGTQATFGFDTAVSTATDALDKVHSTAESHSRVMVVEVMGRYAGWIALHSGVSGSADVILIPEIPFDIESVCRKVKEREARGRRFSIVVVAEGALPKGGSRALKGPAAAGGGMERLGGIGELVAREIEQRTGKETRSLTLGHLQRGGTPTTFDRLLALRFGAAAVRCVANKVFGVMVAYLPPTVGYVPLKDALSQPKVVPLDSDTVSTARELGICLGD is encoded by the coding sequence GTGCGCATAGCGCTTTCCACCGGCGGCGGCGACGCGCCGGGCCTCAACGCGGTCATCCGGGGCGCGGTGCTCTCGGCCGTGCACCGGGGCTGGGCCGTGTACGGGATTCAGCGCGGCTTCGGCGGGTTGTTGGGGCAGGACCGGGTCGTGGCCCTGGGCCCCGACGAGGTGCGCGGCATCACGCACGTCGGTGGGACTATTCTCGGCACCACCAACCGCGACAGTCCGTTCAAGTACCCGGTCCGCCAGCCGGATGGCACGATGAAGGAGGTCGACCGCTCCGATGAGCTGCTGGCGGCGTTTCGCGCGCACGGGTTCGATGCCCTGATCACCATCGGGGGTGACGGCAGCCTCAACATCGCCCAACAACTGTATGCGAAGGGCCTGCCGGTCGTCGGTGTCCCCAAGACGATCGACAACGACGTCGGCGGGACGCAGGCCACCTTCGGGTTCGATACCGCGGTGTCGACGGCGACCGACGCGCTGGACAAGGTGCATTCGACCGCCGAGAGCCACAGTCGGGTGATGGTGGTCGAGGTGATGGGACGGTACGCCGGCTGGATCGCGCTGCATTCCGGCGTGTCCGGCAGCGCGGACGTGATCCTGATTCCGGAGATTCCGTTCGACATCGAGAGCGTCTGTCGAAAGGTGAAGGAGCGCGAAGCACGGGGCCGGCGGTTCAGCATCGTGGTCGTCGCCGAGGGAGCGCTGCCCAAGGGTGGCTCGCGGGCCCTCAAGGGGCCGGCGGCGGCCGGAGGTGGAATGGAGCGGCTCGGCGGGATCGGCGAGCTGGTGGCGCGCGAGATCGAGCAGCGGACCGGCAAGGAGACACGGTCGCTGACGCTCGGTCACCTGCAGCGGGGCGGCACGCCGACCACGTTCGACCGCCTCCTGGCCCTGCGCTTCGGTGCCGCGGCGGTCCGTTGCGTCGCCAACAAGGTATTCGGCGTCATGGTCGCCTACCTGCCGCCCACGGTCGGGTATGTGCCCCTCAAGGACGCCCTGTCACAGCCCAAGGTCGTACCCTTGGACTCCGATACGGTGTCCACGGCGCGCGAACTCGGCATCTGCCTGGGTGACTGA